A genome region from Haloarcula rubripromontorii includes the following:
- a CDS encoding sulfatase-like hydrolase/transferase, translating into MDSPNVLLVILDSVRARNLSLYGYGTRTTPFLERFADESEVYEQARAPSIHSVASHASIFTGYHVPEHGVTKHESELDPESTIWHELAEDYDYETGIFTPNVVVGVSSNLTEPFQTVDGPRQDPGHRYFEAGITPSDIEGHQTNREYLIRCFNNDAPLRSVINGLYFQYYDGGTDTEDESATEYIDSFLNWSGSRSGPWAACLNLMDAHYPYEPMPEYDQWGGSELQALHDSLSAPPSREIVTNDDWWKLRAVESLYDGCIRQLDAAMEYLIAALNKRGDLDDTLLVITSDHGEGFGERSRIDPSVQVADHSWGISEVQTHVPLVVRRPGESDSVVENRIASLTRFPDVVRDEVIGEHSSFAVDDHAIAMTYRLEQPERVLPASCQDRSRYAGPWRAVYRQAGDAVRKDANHGSTARTILIEDAQVSYPQDDEESSLGTVYNSFEDKGVRKGQAGEQALDDDVEQQLEELGYLR; encoded by the coding sequence ATGGATTCGCCGAACGTTCTCCTCGTCATTCTCGATAGCGTCCGGGCGAGAAATTTGAGTCTCTATGGGTATGGTACTCGGACAACGCCGTTTCTCGAACGGTTTGCTGACGAATCTGAGGTGTACGAACAGGCGCGCGCGCCGAGCATTCACAGCGTCGCAAGCCACGCGAGCATCTTTACTGGCTATCACGTCCCCGAGCATGGCGTGACAAAGCACGAATCAGAACTGGACCCCGAAAGCACGATATGGCACGAACTCGCGGAGGACTATGATTACGAAACGGGAATCTTCACACCGAACGTGGTGGTCGGCGTGTCTTCGAATCTGACCGAACCATTCCAGACTGTCGACGGGCCGCGGCAGGATCCCGGACACCGCTACTTCGAAGCCGGAATCACGCCCTCGGATATCGAAGGTCATCAGACGAACCGTGAGTACCTCATCCGGTGTTTCAACAATGATGCGCCACTGCGGTCGGTGATCAACGGGCTGTATTTCCAGTACTACGACGGCGGCACCGATACCGAAGACGAATCGGCCACAGAATACATCGATTCATTTCTAAACTGGTCAGGGTCGCGGAGCGGTCCGTGGGCGGCGTGTCTTAACCTGATGGACGCTCATTACCCGTACGAACCGATGCCGGAATACGACCAATGGGGTGGTAGCGAGCTACAAGCCCTCCACGATTCCCTGTCAGCCCCGCCGTCACGAGAGATCGTGACAAATGACGACTGGTGGAAGCTCCGAGCAGTCGAGAGCCTCTACGACGGGTGTATCAGGCAACTCGATGCTGCGATGGAGTATCTCATCGCGGCACTCAATAAGCGAGGCGACCTAGATGACACGCTGTTAGTTATTACAAGCGATCACGGCGAAGGGTTCGGTGAACGAAGTCGAATCGACCCCAGTGTACAAGTTGCAGATCACAGCTGGGGAATCAGCGAGGTACAGACGCATGTGCCGCTGGTCGTCAGGCGTCCAGGCGAGTCTGATAGCGTCGTCGAAAATCGGATCGCGAGCCTTACTCGGTTCCCCGATGTTGTCAGGGATGAAGTGATCGGCGAGCACAGTTCGTTTGCTGTAGACGACCATGCAATCGCTATGACGTATCGTCTCGAACAGCCGGAACGAGTGCTACCGGCGTCGTGTCAGGACAGATCGAGGTACGCCGGTCCGTGGCGAGCAGTCTATCGACAGGCTGGGGACGCCGTGAGAAAAGACGCCAACCACGGATCCACCGCGCGAACGATTCTGATAGAGGACGCTCAGGTGTCCTATCCGCAAGACGACGAGGAATCGTCTCTCGGGACCGTCTACAATAGCTTCGAAGACAAGGGCGTTCGGAAGGGTCAGGCCGGCGAACAGGCACTTGACGACGATGTCGAGCAGCAGCTAGAAGAGTTGGGATACCTCCGGTAA
- a CDS encoding winged helix-turn-helix transcriptional regulator, producing the protein MSSEVFTVTDEEEESGPCAVIESLEQIGSRWRLIVLHELQKGEQRFNELKRATDASSRTLSRVLDDLQEMDFVDRRLEEDAPVATYYRLTPKGESLCPVFDEIEDWAEEWLAGCKN; encoded by the coding sequence ATGTCATCTGAAGTATTCACTGTCACAGACGAGGAAGAAGAGAGCGGCCCGTGTGCCGTTATCGAGTCGCTGGAACAGATTGGGTCGCGCTGGCGACTGATCGTGCTCCACGAACTGCAGAAGGGTGAACAGCGATTCAACGAACTCAAACGGGCCACCGACGCCAGCTCTCGTACCCTCTCGCGGGTCCTCGATGATCTTCAGGAGATGGACTTTGTCGACCGGCGGCTCGAAGAGGACGCGCCAGTCGCGACGTACTATCGACTCACGCCAAAGGGTGAATCCCTCTGTCCGGTGTTCGACGAAATCGAGGACTGGGCTGAGGAGTGGCTGGCCGGGTGCAAGAACTGA
- a CDS encoding glycosyltransferase, giving the protein MPRVLVGPTKADMSNDEYGKSYNLLNNLHDKDFIVDTYTQTVSDRLDPQNVTVYPLGGSNRIAYYAKLYWTLLKELRNGPVDIYHHMNLSYRWFNPLLVSGLQRDIPVVIGPCQAGHAIMAEEFNRMISSWVGSELPRPLTDPLHGAVDATRDVVLDPPRMDLFKRTLKAADRVVVVHEEAREVYADFVDESKLRTIPLGVDPDFFNYSQPADSKELVAIGSLRERKGYDILFEALDRIRQEYPDVHLNVFGDGPLEDDLHEQVKRLDLERNVTFHGYVDQSIVREHLSRARVFIHPSRSESFSLVRLEAMSTGCPVVVTDISGAREMVRDGEEGFVVPIESPGPIADAVTTLLSDYELTRQVSRQARDRIEEKYDWRKIAAEYLEVYRSLSG; this is encoded by the coding sequence ATGCCGCGGGTTCTCGTCGGGCCGACAAAGGCGGATATGTCTAACGACGAATACGGGAAGAGCTACAATCTATTGAATAACCTCCACGACAAGGATTTCATCGTCGATACATACACACAGACGGTTTCCGACCGGCTCGACCCACAAAACGTCACTGTGTATCCGCTCGGTGGCTCCAACCGGATCGCGTACTACGCGAAATTATACTGGACACTCTTGAAGGAGCTACGTAACGGTCCCGTTGACATATATCATCACATGAACCTCAGCTATCGGTGGTTCAATCCTCTACTGGTTTCGGGCCTCCAGAGGGACATCCCGGTCGTCATCGGACCCTGTCAGGCTGGACACGCAATTATGGCCGAAGAGTTCAATCGAATGATCTCCTCTTGGGTCGGGTCCGAACTGCCGCGTCCGCTGACAGACCCGCTACACGGGGCTGTCGATGCAACGCGAGACGTGGTCTTGGACCCACCTCGGATGGACTTATTCAAACGGACACTCAAGGCCGCTGATCGGGTTGTTGTCGTCCATGAAGAGGCTCGAGAAGTGTACGCCGATTTTGTCGACGAGTCGAAACTCCGGACGATACCGCTCGGTGTTGACCCGGACTTTTTCAACTACAGTCAACCCGCGGACTCCAAGGAACTCGTGGCTATTGGTAGCCTTAGGGAACGGAAGGGCTACGACATCCTGTTCGAGGCACTTGACAGAATCAGACAGGAGTATCCGGATGTCCATCTGAACGTCTTCGGCGATGGGCCACTGGAAGACGACCTACACGAGCAGGTCAAGCGCCTCGATCTGGAGCGAAACGTCACGTTCCACGGGTACGTTGACCAGTCTATCGTCCGAGAGCACCTCTCGCGGGCACGTGTCTTCATCCACCCATCGAGATCAGAGAGTTTCTCTCTCGTCCGTTTAGAAGCGATGTCGACCGGCTGTCCGGTGGTCGTCACCGATATCTCCGGGGCGCGCGAGATGGTCCGTGACGGGGAGGAAGGCTTTGTCGTTCCGATAGAATCGCCAGGACCGATCGCCGATGCCGTCACGACCCTGCTTTCTGATTACGAACTCACAAGACAGGTATCCAGACAGGCGCGGGATCGTATCGAGGAGAAATACGATTGGCGGAAAATCGCGGCGGAGTATCTCGAGGTGTACCGTTCGCTGTCTGGTTAA
- a CDS encoding rhomboid family intramembrane serine protease encodes MMQSLPTPATPAWLPWQEAVVLVVVLVILLAVRRLSTARLGDGIRARLLLGVPWGTLLTMAGVLAVYLFLQGAWWHPRDPLVTPFRTWSYFYPFGMLTGAFTHGSQGHITGNLMGTLVYGTVAEYVWGHYPRKRGVQTFTSLRTNPFARLLAVPVAMFVVGVFSAVFAIGPIVGFSGVVFAIAGFALVTRPTLFLGAFLGTRVLDLLYSALRYPVSTAAGQTRFVTPWWSNIAIQGHAIGILAGVVVALALLRSRDEHPDTLRVFFATLVFAVAQGLWAVYIPLGGGRFRLFRWAGTALVFLLALVVAAATVGSDRRFRPSFDRHPASLAVIVLLVVLGALSLAAVPTNVVDLQADQLPEDGIEVRDYVVTYDENVPNAYFESIWVPTQQAGTSVNASGVIVASAEREVWIAAVQPGRLAVNGEERVTVGGPTWRESVYANRTDWSVLGNASVYRVQLRREEGQSRTAYTSEPSTADVILDGRNVTVAARQHGFDVVVTRGNETVGQAPLPANMTRTRIGGLTFERNRSRLYAGTDGTRVKIAERRQQAARR; translated from the coding sequence ATGATGCAGTCGCTGCCGACGCCGGCCACGCCCGCGTGGCTCCCGTGGCAGGAAGCGGTCGTCCTCGTCGTGGTGCTTGTCATCCTGCTTGCCGTCCGCCGCCTGTCGACCGCGCGACTTGGCGACGGGATACGGGCACGACTCCTCCTCGGCGTTCCATGGGGGACGCTGCTGACGATGGCCGGCGTCCTGGCGGTGTACCTGTTCCTGCAGGGCGCGTGGTGGCACCCGCGGGACCCGCTTGTCACCCCGTTCCGGACGTGGTCGTACTTCTACCCGTTCGGGATGCTCACGGGGGCGTTTACCCACGGCAGTCAGGGCCACATTACGGGGAACCTCATGGGAACGCTGGTGTACGGGACGGTCGCGGAGTACGTCTGGGGTCACTACCCTCGCAAGCGGGGTGTCCAGACCTTCACGTCGCTTCGGACGAACCCGTTTGCCCGGTTGCTGGCCGTGCCCGTCGCCATGTTCGTCGTGGGTGTGTTCTCCGCTGTGTTCGCTATCGGGCCGATTGTTGGCTTTTCGGGCGTGGTGTTTGCCATTGCCGGGTTCGCGCTCGTGACGCGGCCGACGCTGTTTCTCGGTGCGTTTCTCGGGACCCGCGTGCTTGACCTCCTGTATTCGGCGCTCCGATATCCGGTGTCGACGGCCGCTGGTCAGACCCGGTTCGTGACGCCGTGGTGGTCCAACATCGCCATCCAGGGGCACGCTATCGGCATTCTGGCAGGCGTCGTCGTGGCGCTCGCGCTGCTGCGGAGTCGGGACGAACACCCGGACACGTTGCGGGTGTTCTTTGCGACGCTCGTGTTCGCCGTCGCACAGGGCCTCTGGGCGGTGTACATCCCGCTCGGCGGCGGTCGGTTTCGGCTGTTCCGCTGGGCTGGGACGGCACTGGTGTTTCTCCTCGCGCTCGTCGTCGCCGCGGCGACCGTCGGTTCTGACCGGCGGTTTCGCCCGTCGTTCGACCGCCACCCGGCGTCACTCGCGGTGATAGTGCTCCTCGTCGTCCTCGGTGCACTGAGTCTCGCTGCCGTCCCGACGAACGTCGTCGACCTGCAGGCGGACCAGCTCCCCGAAGACGGCATCGAGGTCAGAGACTACGTGGTGACCTACGATGAGAACGTCCCGAACGCGTACTTCGAGAGTATCTGGGTGCCGACGCAGCAAGCGGGGACAAGCGTCAACGCCAGCGGCGTCATCGTCGCTAGCGCAGAGCGGGAGGTCTGGATCGCCGCCGTCCAGCCGGGTCGGCTCGCAGTCAACGGCGAGGAGCGTGTCACGGTCGGCGGACCGACCTGGCGCGAATCGGTGTACGCGAACCGGACAGACTGGTCGGTACTCGGCAATGCCAGCGTCTACCGGGTTCAGCTCAGGCGCGAGGAGGGTCAGTCACGGACGGCGTATACCTCGGAGCCATCGACGGCGGACGTGATACTCGACGGGCGGAACGTGACGGTTGCGGCGCGCCAGCACGGATTCGATGTGGTCGTAACACGGGGGAACGAAACGGTTGGGCAGGCACCGCTCCCGGCGAACATGACGCGGACGCGGATCGGCGGGCTGACCTTCGAGCGGAACCGCTCGCGGCTGTACGCAGGGACAGATGGGACTCGTGTCAAGATCGCGGAGCGCCGCCAGCAAGCGGCGCGACGCTAG
- a CDS encoding TrmB family transcriptional regulator, whose product MSDPADVFDLVGLTEYEATALEQLLSLGRTTAPNLAEASSIPKARVYGVLESLSDRGFIKVIPGRPKEYQPKSPGEILDRAVENRRQSYESFATDIDSYREAFLAEYEPRFERASEDISPTAELFHVVDVGEPSERETRRLYDDAEETLRVITNSFAYLDSVERALAETLDRGVEVSVLFLHPDELPAEKAAVQADIVDRLASEYSAVDLRFSTEKLPWRGTLVDPSMDYDSGEAILLVEEPDVPNHMRQAAITDNGSFVAGMQRYFDLIWEYGSLPPGR is encoded by the coding sequence ATGAGCGACCCCGCGGACGTGTTCGACCTGGTCGGGCTGACCGAATACGAGGCGACAGCGCTGGAACAGTTGCTCTCGCTCGGCCGAACGACGGCTCCGAATCTCGCGGAAGCGAGCAGCATCCCCAAGGCCCGCGTCTACGGCGTGCTGGAGTCGCTGTCTGACCGCGGCTTCATCAAGGTGATACCCGGCCGTCCCAAGGAGTACCAGCCGAAATCGCCCGGCGAAATCCTCGACCGGGCCGTCGAGAACCGCAGGCAATCATACGAATCGTTCGCCACAGACATCGACTCCTACCGCGAGGCCTTCCTCGCAGAGTACGAACCGCGGTTTGAACGGGCAAGCGAAGACATCTCGCCGACGGCCGAACTGTTCCACGTCGTCGACGTGGGCGAACCGAGCGAACGCGAGACCCGCCGACTGTATGATGACGCTGAAGAGACGCTTCGCGTCATCACCAATAGCTTCGCCTACCTCGATAGCGTCGAGCGCGCACTGGCGGAGACACTCGACCGCGGTGTCGAGGTCAGCGTTCTCTTCTTGCATCCCGACGAGCTACCAGCGGAGAAGGCTGCTGTTCAGGCCGACATCGTCGACCGACTGGCCTCGGAGTACTCTGCTGTCGACCTGCGGTTCAGCACTGAGAAGCTCCCCTGGCGCGGGACGCTCGTCGACCCCAGCATGGACTACGACAGCGGCGAGGCGATTCTACTAGTCGAGGAGCCAGACGTTCCCAACCACATGCGCCAGGCCGCAATCACGGACAACGGCTCGTTCGTCGCTGGGATGCAGCGCTACTTCGACCTGATCTGGGAGTATGGAAGCCTCCCGCCGGGGCGTTAG
- the aglJ gene encoding S-layer glycoprotein N-glycosyltransferase AglJ, protein MADRDDVCILLPTFNEAETIESVVSGFREQGFTNVLVIDGGSTDGTQEAAESAGARVVEQSGSGKGQAVREAVTRHIEQPYVLMADGDATYRPDEADRLLEPLLSGQAAHVIGNRFADMRPGAMTKLNQIGNRIINSAFETIHGRDLTDILSGYRAFTRQSFQRSSLTASGFGIETEMAVECVKHNISTAVVPITYQPRPDESDTNLRPFRDGATIILTLYQMAKTNNPLFYFGSVGLGSTVVGFLLGAYVAYDWVVNSISHEVIAVVGSFAILLGIQLLMFGVLSDMLVAVNREQTRRLEDLAVQLTHETRGQPADVFDDQPVGDAEGTGESDTETTPPVSPHQPDE, encoded by the coding sequence ATGGCCGACCGAGACGACGTCTGTATACTGTTGCCGACATTCAACGAGGCAGAGACTATCGAGTCGGTCGTGTCCGGGTTTCGTGAGCAGGGGTTTACCAACGTTCTCGTCATTGACGGCGGCTCGACCGATGGGACACAGGAGGCTGCCGAATCAGCCGGCGCGCGAGTCGTCGAACAGTCCGGCTCGGGGAAGGGACAGGCTGTCAGGGAGGCAGTGACGCGTCACATCGAGCAGCCGTACGTGCTGATGGCCGACGGCGATGCGACCTATCGGCCCGACGAAGCGGACAGGCTACTCGAACCGCTGTTGTCGGGTCAGGCCGCCCACGTCATCGGAAATCGGTTCGCGGATATGCGACCCGGCGCGATGACGAAACTGAACCAGATCGGCAACCGCATCATCAACAGTGCCTTCGAAACGATTCACGGACGGGACCTCACTGATATCCTCTCTGGCTATCGAGCGTTTACGCGTCAGTCCTTCCAGCGGAGTTCGCTGACGGCTTCTGGCTTCGGTATCGAGACGGAGATGGCCGTCGAGTGTGTCAAACACAACATCTCGACGGCCGTGGTGCCGATCACCTACCAGCCCCGGCCCGACGAGTCCGACACGAATCTCCGTCCGTTCCGGGACGGCGCGACGATCATCCTGACGCTGTACCAGATGGCAAAGACCAACAATCCACTGTTTTACTTCGGGAGCGTTGGTCTCGGAAGCACTGTGGTCGGGTTCCTCCTCGGCGCGTACGTGGCCTACGACTGGGTCGTCAACAGTATCTCACACGAGGTGATCGCAGTTGTCGGCTCGTTCGCCATTCTGCTGGGGATTCAGCTCCTCATGTTCGGCGTCCTGTCCGATATGCTCGTGGCGGTAAACCGCGAACAGACACGCCGTCTAGAGGATCTTGCCGTCCAACTCACACACGAGACCCGCGGTCAGCCGGCGGACGTGTTCGACGACCAGCCGGTCGGTGACGCGGAGGGTACCGGAGAGAGTGACACAGAGACAACGCCGCCGGTATCTCCGCACCAGCCCGACGAGTAG
- a CDS encoding DoxX family protein: protein MAFESAGAGELFLLGRLLFGGVLAFMGLNHFQNAGQMTPYAAAKGLPAPAASVYGSGGLLLVSGVLVIIGAYPAIAAGGLATFLVGSAVLMHNFWAVPDDQVQDEMTQFLKNIALAGGALSLLAVAGTSWPYSVALSLF, encoded by the coding sequence ATGGCGTTCGAGTCCGCCGGTGCGGGCGAACTGTTCTTGCTGGGCCGACTCCTGTTCGGTGGGGTGCTTGCCTTCATGGGACTGAACCACTTCCAGAACGCCGGACAGATGACCCCCTACGCGGCGGCGAAAGGGCTCCCGGCACCCGCGGCGTCGGTCTACGGAAGCGGTGGGTTACTCCTCGTCAGCGGCGTCCTCGTTATTATCGGTGCGTACCCCGCCATCGCGGCCGGTGGGCTGGCGACGTTCCTCGTCGGCTCCGCCGTCCTGATGCACAACTTCTGGGCGGTCCCGGACGACCAGGTACAGGACGAGATGACGCAGTTCCTCAAGAACATCGCCCTCGCCGGCGGCGCGCTGTCGCTGCTTGCGGTGGCTGGTACGTCGTGGCCGTACAGCGTCGCCCTGTCCCTGTTCTGA
- a CDS encoding METTL5 family protein, whose protein sequence is MPTKSALAQQLAVVAGFDNPRASLEQYRTPPDLAAHLVHTADLQGDIQGRTVVDLGCGTGMLALGAALRSPARVVGLDIDPAPLSTARENERKVGSTTPVSWVRADATTAPLCPPVGDTTVVMNPPFGAQSDNEHADRRFLETAASIAAVSYSIHNDGSQSFVESFAGDNGGEVTHAFETEFDLPRQFEFHESDRQAITAEVYRIDWT, encoded by the coding sequence ATGCCGACAAAGAGTGCGCTCGCCCAGCAACTCGCCGTTGTCGCCGGTTTCGACAACCCGCGGGCCAGTCTCGAACAGTACCGGACGCCGCCGGATCTGGCGGCCCATCTGGTCCATACCGCGGACCTCCAGGGCGACATTCAGGGGCGGACGGTCGTCGATCTGGGCTGTGGCACCGGGATGCTAGCGCTGGGCGCGGCGCTGCGCTCGCCGGCCCGGGTCGTCGGGCTGGACATCGACCCCGCGCCGCTGTCGACGGCGCGCGAAAACGAGCGCAAGGTCGGGTCGACGACCCCAGTGTCGTGGGTTCGGGCAGATGCCACCACCGCTCCGCTGTGTCCTCCTGTCGGGGACACCACCGTCGTGATGAACCCGCCCTTCGGCGCGCAGTCGGACAACGAACACGCCGACCGACGGTTCCTCGAAACTGCTGCGTCCATCGCAGCCGTGTCGTACTCGATTCACAACGACGGAAGCCAATCGTTCGTCGAATCCTTCGCCGGGGACAACGGCGGCGAAGTGACCCACGCCTTCGAAACGGAGTTCGACCTGCCGCGACAGTTCGAGTTCCACGAATCGGACCGACAGGCGATTACCGCGGAAGTGTACCGCATCGACTGGACCTAG
- a CDS encoding alkaline phosphatase family protein: MVLVVLGIDALDPELVDSTAHPNLTLADHHAIETIRSVEGGPSTHELWPTIITGLRPPEHGITLDDGVAWENPILRFGSAAADYLLPSELQTRLGAWLLNNTEQDAFRIPATYYEENDLTTVFDGREAAPIGIPNYVIDPGTEDREHSLRRNLGDLFERDLEAKGGHSSTDPALFYEQCLEMSMVRLVRARRALRGGRHELVFAYTSGLDLIGHVAYEQPSLQNRAYEEIDEFVGEVRDDLGDNDELLLVSDHGLQDGVHTDKAMIAGTDPAMVDAIKSVVDVRAAIEAELDETDHTSTPQVTASEDADRSGAEVKEHLEDLGYM, encoded by the coding sequence ATGGTCCTCGTAGTGCTGGGTATCGATGCACTCGACCCGGAGCTAGTAGATTCGACGGCACATCCGAACTTGACGCTTGCCGACCACCACGCCATCGAGACGATCAGGAGTGTCGAAGGTGGCCCCAGCACCCACGAACTCTGGCCAACGATTATTACGGGACTTAGGCCTCCGGAACATGGTATCACGCTTGACGATGGTGTCGCTTGGGAGAACCCTATCCTCCGATTCGGTAGTGCAGCTGCTGACTACCTTCTCCCGTCGGAGCTACAGACGCGTCTCGGCGCCTGGCTACTGAACAATACCGAACAGGACGCGTTCCGGATCCCGGCAACCTACTACGAGGAGAACGATCTGACGACGGTGTTCGACGGACGGGAGGCGGCACCAATCGGCATCCCCAACTATGTGATCGACCCGGGCACAGAGGACCGCGAACACAGCCTCCGGCGGAACCTCGGCGATCTCTTCGAGCGTGATCTCGAAGCGAAAGGCGGTCACTCGTCGACGGATCCGGCGCTTTTTTACGAACAGTGCCTCGAAATGTCGATGGTTCGCCTTGTTCGCGCACGACGGGCGCTCAGAGGAGGACGACACGAACTGGTGTTTGCATACACGAGTGGACTTGACCTCATTGGCCACGTCGCGTACGAGCAGCCCTCACTGCAGAACCGTGCCTACGAGGAAATAGACGAGTTCGTCGGTGAGGTTCGTGACGACCTTGGAGACAACGACGAGCTGTTGCTCGTCAGCGATCACGGCCTGCAGGACGGCGTCCACACCGACAAGGCGATGATTGCGGGGACCGACCCAGCCATGGTCGACGCAATCAAGAGCGTCGTCGATGTCCGGGCGGCTATCGAAGCCGAACTTGATGAGACGGACCACACGTCGACGCCGCAGGTGACGGCGTCAGAAGACGCCGATCGGTCGGGCGCAGAAGTCAAAGAGCACCTCGAAGACCTCGGGTATATGTAA
- a CDS encoding sulfatase, translating into MSDDPNVLLVILDSVRAQNLSGYGHVNETTPFLDSFATERATLYEQARAPGSRSVTSHASIFSGLHVEEHGIVSAGRRLDPSASVFTQLREDGYSTGVFTENDWLTTVDVGLRDGFDEIVGARNVPFPVAVNPHEFVSNEGRGQYVEFLKLALGSDAPLRSLANGVATKVQSDYKQFLPDSVRASTPADVYVDSLLDWSDRQDGPWAACLNLMDAHIPYEPMPEYDRWGGSEASSLQAAFEDQKWDFNGGHRPWWQKKAVESLYDGAIRQMDAELERLVSALERRGELDDTLLVITSDHGEGFGEESDVRPGVRVAEHGVAIHDCLLHVPLIVRYPGQTESRQVDRPASLVEFPRVVDRVRDGNQQPAGFCPDGPVLATAVGLDEPLQERAGAYVDDLSPWTATSRAVFEDDGEAVVKYCTNQDRAATVVSRNAQTSYKVSDDGTEHVDRAFESIAELDVKTAGEDFDNLDDGTYQRLEDLGYV; encoded by the coding sequence ATGTCGGACGATCCAAACGTCCTGCTCGTCATCCTCGACAGCGTACGGGCACAGAATCTCAGCGGCTATGGTCACGTCAACGAGACGACGCCGTTTTTGGACTCCTTCGCTACAGAGCGGGCGACGCTGTATGAACAGGCTCGAGCTCCTGGTTCGCGAAGCGTCACAAGCCACGCGAGCATTTTCTCCGGCCTACATGTCGAAGAACACGGTATTGTCTCGGCTGGGCGCCGACTGGACCCGTCGGCGTCGGTCTTCACGCAGCTGCGAGAAGACGGATACAGTACCGGCGTGTTTACCGAGAACGATTGGCTGACGACTGTCGATGTCGGACTCCGCGACGGCTTCGACGAGATCGTCGGAGCACGGAACGTCCCGTTTCCAGTGGCAGTCAACCCCCATGAATTCGTCTCGAACGAAGGCCGGGGACAGTATGTGGAGTTCCTCAAACTCGCGCTGGGCAGTGACGCACCGCTTCGGTCACTTGCAAACGGCGTGGCAACGAAAGTCCAGTCAGACTACAAGCAGTTCCTCCCGGATAGTGTCAGAGCATCAACGCCGGCAGATGTCTATGTGGACTCGCTGCTTGACTGGAGCGACCGACAGGACGGGCCGTGGGCAGCGTGTCTCAACCTGATGGATGCCCATATTCCGTACGAACCGATGCCGGAATACGACCGGTGGGGCGGCTCAGAGGCGTCGTCGTTGCAGGCCGCTTTCGAGGACCAGAAGTGGGATTTCAACGGCGGACATCGGCCGTGGTGGCAAAAGAAGGCGGTCGAATCGCTGTACGACGGCGCGATTCGCCAGATGGACGCGGAACTCGAACGGCTGGTTTCGGCACTTGAACGACGCGGTGAGCTCGACGACACCCTTCTCGTCATCACGAGCGATCACGGCGAGGGTTTCGGCGAAGAGAGCGACGTTCGCCCGGGCGTGCGGGTCGCCGAACACGGCGTCGCGATCCATGACTGTCTGCTCCATGTCCCGCTCATCGTGCGCTATCCGGGCCAGACCGAGTCTCGCCAGGTCGACCGCCCCGCGTCGCTGGTCGAATTTCCACGAGTCGTGGACCGGGTGCGGGACGGCAACCAACAGCCGGCCGGATTCTGTCCCGACGGACCGGTCCTCGCTACTGCCGTCGGCCTCGATGAACCGCTGCAAGAGCGCGCCGGTGCGTACGTTGACGACCTGTCGCCGTGGACCGCTACGTCGCGAGCAGTGTTCGAAGACGACGGTGAGGCGGTTGTCAAGTACTGTACCAACCAGGACCGCGCCGCCACAGTCGTCAGTCGCAACGCCCAGACGTCGTACAAAGTTTCCGATGACGGTACCGAGCACGTCGACCGCGCGTTCGAATCGATAGCGGAACTCGACGTCAAGACGGCGGGCGAGGACTTCGACAACCTCGACGACGGGACCTACCAACGTTTGGAAGACCTCGGCTACGTCTAA